The Phoenix dactylifera cultivar Barhee BC4 chromosome 12, palm_55x_up_171113_PBpolish2nd_filt_p, whole genome shotgun sequence genome has a window encoding:
- the LOC103709881 gene encoding universal stress protein PHOS34-like has translation MNPKQTSPETDRKAAAAAAAAAQAIQPSSPRFFFSAAAAASPGSHRRIAIAVDLSDESAYAVRWAVQNYLRPGDAVILLHVRTTSVLYGADWGSIDLSVSPSAPAAAEGPDSEESQQKLENDLDAFTTTKAQDLAQPLVDAQIPFKIHIVKDHDMKERLCLEVERLGLSAVIMGSRGFGASRRSSKSRLGSVSDYCVHHCVCPVVVVRYPDDGTGAGSRTRRSSADGGDGAVGKDSELQPVPEEENERPGASEDA, from the exons ATGAATCCCAAGCAAACGTCACCGGAGACCGATCGCAAGGccgcggcagcggcggcggcagcCGCGCAGGCGATCCAGCCTTCCTCCCCACGCTTTTTCTTCTCGGCCGCCGCGGCAGCGAGCCCGGGCTCGCACCGTCGGATCGCGATAGCCGTCGACCTGAGCGACGAGAGCGCCTACGCCGTACGGTGGGCGGTGCAGAACTACCTCCGTCCCGGCGACGCCGTGATCCTCCTGCACGTCCGCACCACCAGCGTCCTCTACGGCGCCGACTGGGGCTCGATCGACCTCTCGGTCTCCCCCTCCGCGCCGGCCGCCGCCGAAGGTCCCGACTCCGAGGAGTCGCAGCAGAAGCTGGAGAACGACCTCGACGCCTTCACGACCACCAAGGCTCAGGACCTGGCGCAGCCCCTCGTGGATGCTCAGATCCCCTTCAAGATCCACATCGTCAAGGACCACGACATGAAGGAGAGGCTCTGCCTCGAGGTGGAGAGGCTCGGTCTCAGCGCCGTCATCATGGGGAGCAGGGGTTTCGGTGCCTCGAGGAGGAGCAGCAAGAGCCGGCTCGGGAGTGTCAGTGACTACTGTGTCCACCATTGCGTGTGCCCTGTGGTCGTGGTACGTTACCCCGACGATGGGACTGGTGCGGGATCACGGACCAGGAGATCATCAGCGGACGGTGGTGATGGGGCGGTGGGGAAGGATTCGGAGCTGCAACCAGTGCCGGAGGAGGAGAATGAGCGCCCTGGTGCCTCTGAAG ATGCTTGA